The Macaca nemestrina isolate mMacNem1 chromosome 8, mMacNem.hap1, whole genome shotgun sequence genome contains the following window.
aGCTCAACCGGTATTCCGACGGGCTGCTGAGGTTTGGCTTCTCCCAGGACTCGGGTCATGGCAAGTCCAGCTCCAAAATGGGCAAGAGCGAAGACTTCTTCTACATCAAGGTCAGCCAGAAAGCCCGGGGCTCGCACCACCCAGATTACACGGCACTGTCCAGCGGGGACTTAGGGGGCCAGGCTGGGGTGGACTTCGACCCGTCCACACCCCCCAAGCTCATGCCCTTCTCCAATCAGCTAGAAATGGTAAGTGGGGGTCGCTGGCAAGGGTGAGTGGGTTGGAAAGGCGGGAGAGAGCAAAATGGGGGTGGAGAGCCTGGGGGTTCAGGGGGAGTGGTGACCTGAGCATTTAGACTCCAAAAAGCCAGAGCGGCAGGGGTGCGGCAGAAGCCTGTGGCCACACGGCAGAGATCAAAGGTTGCACAAAGGAATCAGAGCATTGCTCAGTCCCCTGAAGCAGAAGTCTCAGGTCAGACCATAAGCAAAGAGCGCAGGGGACACGTAAGCTGTCCGGAGTCCCACTGGAATGTAGCTGGATTGTCAGCGCAGGACACCTCGGGAAGGAGAGGGAGCCCTGTTCTCATCTAGAAGCACAGATGAAGAGGATGCAGGCGGGGAGTTAACCACTTCTCTCCCCAGAAGACTCGTGCGGGTGGGTGGGGTCTTCTCATTTGCTGCCCTGGTGTGCCTTAGCTCCTTGCTTAAGCTGCGCCTGGAGGCATCTTTGAATACAGGCTGGAATTTTGTCATCCATTTACCAGAGATGAGGGCAAAAGAGGCCCAGGCATTCCGAAATCCAGCCCTCACACCAGCCCGAGCCCTCATGCGTCCCACGAGTGGACCCTGAAATAAATTTTCCTATTCAGTCCTTTGCCCCTTGCCCTGGGGAAATGAATCACGGGTTTTGATTTACTAGGAAAGAGCCTCTTATGTTTGCATAGAGCACTCAGCTTTTCAAACTGAGGGGCTTGTAAACTGCAAAGCACTTTACCAGGGAAAATGACAGTTTTAAAAAAGGATTGTGATTTGGAGTGAGGCTCCCAACCCTGTAAGGAGACCAGGTCCATGTCCTTGCTCCAGGCTTAATGGAAGAGGCAGTGAACAGGAAGAAGGGACGGACCTAGAGAGGGACAGCAAGCTCGGCCAACCTAATGCCCTAACCTGCTCCACACAGAGACCTAGAGCCTCAAGATGGTGTTTATCACCTCGGGAGGGCTGGAACACGCTGGTGGCAGGTTGCTATTTCATGGAACAAAGTGCCCAAGTCACCATTAGggttttttctttcctaagaGAGATTTATCACATTCAGCTGCTTCAAAGCAACAGGCAAGGTATGCTAAGACAAGTGACCGAGAGGGGTGCCGCATGTGCTGGGAGAACCCAGATTGGCTCAAGGTGGGCACAcgtgctgggggagggagggtgcAATGCGCGTGCAGGGGAGGCATGAATCACCGCAGTCCTTTTCCTCTACAGGGCTCCGAGAAGGGTGCAGTGAGGCCCACAGCCTTCAAGCCTGTGCTGCCGCGGTCAGGAGCCATCCTGCACTCCTCCCCGGAGAGTGCCAGTCACCAGCTGCACCCCGCCCCTCCAGACAAGCCCAAGGAGCAGGAGCTGAAGCCTGGCCTGTGCTCTGGGGCGCTGTCTGACTCCGGCCGGAACTCCATGTCCAGCCTGCCCACACACAGCACCAGCAGCAGCTACCAGCTGGACCCGCTGGTCACACCCGTGGGACCCACCAGCCGTTTTGGGGGCTCTGCCCACAACATCACCCAGGGCATCATCCTCCAGGACAGCAACATGATGAGCCTGAAGGCTCTGTCTTTCTCTGACGGAGGTAGCAAGCTGGGCCACGCGAACAAGGCAGACAAGGGCCCCTCGTGCGTCCGCTCCCCCATCTCCACGGACGAGTGCAGCATCCAGGAGCTGGAGCAGAAGCTATTGGAGAGGGAAGGCGCCCTCCAGAAACTTCAGCGCAGCTTGGAGGAGAAGGAGCTCGCCTCCAGCCTGGCCTACGAGGAGCGGCCGCGGCGCTGCAGGGACGAACTGGAGGGCCCGGAGCCCAAAGGCGGCAGCAAGCTCAAGCAGGCCTCACAGAAGAGCCAGCGCGCACAGCAGGTCCTGCATCTGCAGGTACTGCAGCTTCAGCAGGAAAAGCGGCAGCTCCGGCAGGAACTCGAGAGCCTCATGAAGGAGCAGGACCTGCTGGAGACCAAGCTCAGGTCCTACGAGAGGGAGAAGACCAGCTTCGGCCCCGCGCTGGaggagacccagtgggaggtgaggCCACGCAGCGCTCACGGGCTTGGGTGGTCAGCGGTTTGGCGCCagtcctcctcctctccttctggtGCTGGCCAATAGCGTGCAAACACAGACCGTGTAGGCAAGTGAGGCTAACGTGCTGGTTTTATCACCCAAAGAAGGGGTTCCCTGCAAACCATGTTGGGGGATTGACTTACTTCTGAGCTTCCTTCTATCCCCACCATCACCCTCATGTCCCCTAGATTTCAATTTCCCCAAGTGAGCCATGAACCAAAAAGCCGGAAGCCAGATGACCAAGGCTCAGCCAGGCTGTGGGCCATCCTCCCTTCAATCTGCTCACAGGAGGCTCAGAAGAAGCACAAGCTATGCCTGAGTTCACGCAGGGCCAGGAGCCCAAGAGAGCACAGAATGTATTTGTTGCTTTGGAGGGAGGGACCACACCCACTAGGAAGAGACACCCCATTGGTGGCAGGTTTCAGTGATGGAAGTGGCCACTCTTTGCAGAAATGTAAGTGGAACTTCTatttggtgagctgagatggaaacctaggagaggaaggaaagagtcCCACGCTCGCACAtttacacactcacacatactcaCCTGGTCACACTTGGAAATGGGGCATCCGGACCTGACCGGGCTGGAGAACCCCATAACCTCTGCATCCTATTAGCGGGAAGCCAGCTTTTCTCACCAGCCCAGTGGTCTGGATGACCCATGGAGTTGAAGTCTATCGTTGAGGCTCTTTACATGCTCGCACCCTGCTTGGTCCGTCCACGTGCCTGCCTCACCCCCAGTTCAGAGTTCAAATCTCAATCTACATGCAAATCCCTGTTTATGTACAAGTCAACAACCAGTGGTTTAACTTGCCCACTGCTGGCAGCTGTATCACCCCCATTTAACACCAATTGTATTGGTCTCTGTGTCAGCCTGATTTCTGTCATCCATGTTTATACTCACACCCTCTGACCTCACCCCTGCCTGCATGCACCcagccttcctctctcctctctactGGGGTAAAGACTACATTGCAAATTCACTGCTGTACCCGGTGACTAGTACCATGCTGGTTTGGATGCAGAGCCCAGTCCACATCTGCCAAACGAGGAATCATTGTCTTCTCCTCTTGCTCTTCTTCTCTATTTCCACTCCTATCCCCCATCAAAATTTGGCCAAAAGCAATGATGAAAACCGAAGCCACAGGTTAGAACCATGTGTCTCTGGATCTTGGCCATTTGGGGTCATGGGAGACCAAGGCCAGTCTGACTGAATCTTAAGAGTGAATGAAGGCCAGAGCATGTGGCTCTACAAAATGGATTCTTGGAGCAAGCCTGGAAGCCACCTTCACATTTCCTTTCCCAGTAGAAATGTCCCCTTGCCCTCAGTGAAACTCTGCACAGTCCTGGAGAAAATCCGACCCTACCCAGGATGCCTGCTTGGGACCAAGAATTTCATTCCAAGGCCAACCCTGTATTCATGTCATGAAGGGAGTGACAGTCATGGCTGAGGCATGGGCCTGGCTTTGAACCTCAGCTTGACCGCTTATGATCCAGGTGATTCTAAATACATTAGCCATGGTGGCAATGGGGTGTAGTGATTAAACTGTTAGGATCAGACCCTTACTcttatactttatatattatatatatgtgtgtgtgtgtgtgtgtgtgtgtatatatatatatatatatatatatatatatatatatatatgccctcAGGCTGGTCACTTCACCAGCTATTTGCTCtcataacctctctgtgcctcagtttcattgATGTAAATTGAAGCTtagtaatagtacctacttcatcgAGTTGTAAGGAATAGATGAGCAAATGTAGGGCTTGGCACTTAATAACACTATAAATTATTAGTGAAAGTATGTTTATAATATACTTACGTGTGgctaggcgtggtgactcacacctgcaatcccggcactgtgggaggtcgaggcagccagatcacttgaggtcaggaattcaagaccatcctggccaacatgatgaaaccccatctctattaaaaatacaaaaaccagccaggcatggtggcaggtgcctgtaatcccagctacttgggaggctgaggcaggagaatcgggaggggaggcagaggttgcagtgagccaagatcgcaccactgcactccagcctgggtgacaaagtgagacttcttctcaaataacaacaataataatatactATGTGTCATTATACATGATGACGATTATTTTATCAGTTTACTATATAGCCTAGCTCAATAACCTGGGGAAAGGGTCACAGCAATGTCCAGCTTACTTTCAGATGGGACAAAGGCTGGAATGCTTAACACCAGACCACCGCATCCGGAGTGGCTTGGTTATTTTAGGCAGCTGAGCTGTCAGTTCCCTGGGTAAGGACACTCACCTCTTGGCGCTCTGTCTCTATCCCGCCCTCGGCAGGTGTGCCAGAAGTCAGGCGAGATCTCCCTCCTGAAGCAGCAGCTGAAGGAGTCCCAGACGGAGGTGAACGCCAAGGCTAGCGAGATCCTGGGTCTCAAGGCGCAGCTGAAGGACACGCGGGGCAAGCTGGAGGGCCTGGAGTTGAGGACCCAGGACCTGGAGGGGGCCCTGCGCACCAAGGGCCTGGAGCTGGAGGTCTGTGAGAATGAGCTGCAGCGCAAGAAGAACGAGGCAGAGCTGCTGCGGGAGAAGGTGAACCTGCTGGAGCAGGAGCTGCAGGAGCTGCGGGCCCAGGCCGCGCTGGCCCGCGACATGGTGCCACCCACCTTCCCCGAGGATGTCCCCGCCTTGCAGCGGGAGCTGGAGCGGCTGCGGGCCGAGCTGCGGGAGGAGAGGCAAGGCCATGACCAGATGTCCTCGGGCTTCCAGCACGAACGGCTGGtgtggaaggaggagaaggagaaggtgaTTCAATACCAGAAGCAGCTGCAGCAGAGCTACGTGGCCATGTACCAGCGGAACCAGCGCCTGGAGAAGGCCCTGCAGCAGCTGGCACGCGGGGACAGCGCCGGGGAGCCCTTGGAGGTTGACCTGGAAGGGGCTGACATCCCCTATGAGGACATCATAGCCACCGAGATCTGAGGGGCTGCCTGGGAAGGCGAGTCTGGGGACCTGGCACTGGGAGGCAGGGCTCTCCTGTGCCTCCCCCTTGCTCAGCAACTCAGACCCCTCTGAGAGACACCACTCCCTGGGACACAGACCCAGGACCCCCGAGGGGAGGGCAGGATggcctttccttccctctctgatTTCCCAGTGTTCACCAGCCCTGCAGCCCACCAGGCCTCAGGCCCTGACTCCTCTGGCTTTCCCAGGAGATGGGTCCAGGGGTCTCTCTGCTTTGGTTAAGGGGTCCCTAAACTTTGGCCTTTGTTCAAAATAGAtatcctctccccctcctccagggAAGGTGGCCACAGCAAGTACAGGGGCTCCCCTCTACTTCTCATCCCAACCTCTTTTTCCCCCTGGACACATCGGAATGCCTTGGAAATAGAAAGAAGCCATATATGACCAGAAGCCTTGGAACCGGCCCCATCAGAACCTGAGCTATTCTCTGGCTGCAGAGGTGTAGGGGTGAAATGAGCTGTGGTGAAGCTGGCTTTGAAACCTCAGGGCTGTCCTGGGCTCGACAAGCCACAGGAAGGAGGGGAGAGCCAGGCAACCCGCAGTGTGGAGACGCTGCCACAGCCAGAGGAGGGCAGAGGGAAAATCCAAGGGTTGGGAACCAGTGGCGGGTGATGGCCAACCCCTGGGGCCCAGTCCCTGTTTACTGGTTCTTGCGAATGGGAGCTGAGCAGCCTCTGGACAGCCAGTGGCCTTTGACCTCAGTGATCATTCTTTAAGCCATAGACCCTGAGACCCCCGGCTGGGTGCTGGGAAGGGAGGGTTGAAGCCACCATGAACCAGAGGGTGTGGCTTTCCAGTTGCCCTCGGGGAGCCTCCCCATCTGTCCAGCTGGGGCCAGAGGCTGGGAATCCCTACCTGGTTCACAGTGGCCAGCGGCTACTCTGGAATGTTTTTCCTTCCCCAGAATCAAGCTTTTCCTTGATCCAGAAGAGCCCATATCACTAAGATGGCACATGTGTGATCTGGGCGTTTTCCTCCTCTGCCCACAGCCAGGTTCGGCGGCACACCTTCCCCCCTTAGCGCCTTCAGGGCTGAGTTCTGGGTTTCTACAGGTCAGGACGGCTCCTCAGAGTGCCAGGGAGCCAGAGCCCcaagcaggaagaaaaagaggcatATACACAGCCGTGTGCATAGCCTGGCCACCAGCCATCCTCCCTCCACCTCATGCCCCC
Protein-coding sequences here:
- the LOC105482117 gene encoding leucine zipper putative tumor suppressor 1 is translated as MGSVSSLISGHSFHSKHCRASQYKLRKSSHLKKLNRYSDGLLRFGFSQDSGHGKSSSKMGKSEDFFYIKVSQKARGSHHPDYTALSSGDLGGQAGVDFDPSTPPKLMPFSNQLEMGSEKGAVRPTAFKPVLPRSGAILHSSPESASHQLHPAPPDKPKEQELKPGLCSGALSDSGRNSMSSLPTHSTSSSYQLDPLVTPVGPTSRFGGSAHNITQGIILQDSNMMSLKALSFSDGGSKLGHANKADKGPSCVRSPISTDECSIQELEQKLLEREGALQKLQRSLEEKELASSLAYEERPRRCRDELEGPEPKGGSKLKQASQKSQRAQQVLHLQVLQLQQEKRQLRQELESLMKEQDLLETKLRSYEREKTSFGPALEETQWEVCQKSGEISLLKQQLKESQTEVNAKASEILGLKAQLKDTRGKLEGLELRTQDLEGALRTKGLELEVCENELQRKKNEAELLREKVNLLEQELQELRAQAALARDMVPPTFPEDVPALQRELERLRAELREERQGHDQMSSGFQHERLVWKEEKEKVIQYQKQLQQSYVAMYQRNQRLEKALQQLARGDSAGEPLEVDLEGADIPYEDIIATEI